From Thermoplasmata archaeon, a single genomic window includes:
- a CDS encoding carboxypeptidase-like regulatory domain-containing protein, whose protein sequence is MHKKIVIVATSLVLCLLFAGMYGVMGANERESARVLDLRELKFPSGTVELVNLSFHVIDGKNWTPIAGASITGKRLGDIYYNGTVGNETWYFYGETDGNGNFAVQVIPDTYYIYVYAENYMPESMSITVSDANATFYVEIALDTMPEPDSTVKGRVLDQSDGSPIANATVYAWSGISSNEGFYYPYENTALTDGNGNYELNVHSGILVVHAYAEGYYEYATTVNVPPNTTMQMDIGLLPFKEPEIVSKVQGKVVSEQEPLVGAVVEFVCYSEYYGGIDDFIGNGVVGSETPGYNGSYPGAWRYSGVTDSAGNYAVDVPAGWLSLTVFAEGFYPHYETVFVEANTTLWLNISLEKLPEPDAWITGIVYNEQGQKVKGAYVSAYALLEIVDILPSNGTATTNATYGYYAASTVTDENGKFTLAVPAGQYALYAYHETYGGYNGVVEVEQGTTLSVEIKLTTITNNTVLPGNGTEDSYVISPPKDATVAPKFTGEQEVTLSPGSELRLSISTLFTVPQGKRIMFGVRETKYISAVYNSANGELLLKAPENWQGEEVVTLEATDGITTVIGTILVKILGTSPANIALWFTCGILVAIAVITVFWYRQRNGKQRQKF, encoded by the coding sequence ATGCACAAAAAAATTGTAATTGTTGCAACAAGCTTGGTGCTCTGCCTGCTATTTGCAGGAATGTATGGCGTCATGGGTGCGAACGAACGAGAGAGTGCAAGGGTTCTGGATTTGAGGGAGCTGAAATTTCCATCTGGCACAGTAGAATTAGTGAACCTCTCTTTTCATGTGATTGATGGAAAAAACTGGACGCCAATTGCTGGTGCTTCAATAACAGGGAAGCGACTTGGCGATATTTACTACAATGGGACAGTTGGGAATGAGACATGGTATTTCTATGGCGAGACAGATGGAAACGGGAATTTTGCAGTACAGGTAATTCCAGACACATACTACATCTATGTTTATGCAGAGAACTACATGCCAGAAAGCATGAGCATAACTGTTAGCGACGCAAATGCGACATTTTATGTGGAGATTGCACTTGATACAATGCCAGAACCAGATTCAACTGTGAAAGGAAGGGTGTTGGACCAGTCAGATGGAAGCCCTATTGCAAACGCTACTGTGTATGCCTGGTCTGGAATAAGCTCAAATGAAGGTTTCTACTATCCCTACGAAAACACCGCGTTGACAGATGGAAATGGAAACTATGAACTGAATGTGCATAGCGGAATTTTGGTAGTCCACGCATATGCAGAGGGATACTACGAGTATGCCACAACCGTCAATGTGCCTCCGAACACAACGATGCAGATGGACATAGGACTGCTTCCGTTCAAGGAGCCAGAGATTGTGTCTAAAGTGCAGGGAAAGGTTGTTTCTGAACAAGAACCGCTTGTGGGAGCAGTGGTAGAATTTGTGTGCTATTCTGAATACTATGGAGGTATTGATGACTTCATAGGTAATGGTGTGGTGGGCTCAGAGACACCTGGTTACAATGGGAGTTATCCTGGTGCATGGAGGTATTCTGGAGTGACTGATAGCGCAGGAAACTATGCTGTGGATGTGCCTGCGGGCTGGCTTTCCCTCACTGTCTTTGCGGAGGGTTTCTATCCACACTATGAGACAGTTTTTGTTGAGGCAAACACAACGCTCTGGCTGAACATCTCGCTTGAGAAACTACCGGAACCAGATGCATGGATAACAGGCATAGTTTACAATGAACAGGGACAGAAGGTGAAGGGTGCATATGTAAGTGCTTATGCATTGCTGGAAATTGTTGACATACTGCCCTCAAATGGAACTGCAACAACAAATGCCACCTATGGTTACTATGCAGCAAGCACAGTGACAGATGAGAATGGTAAATTCACACTTGCGGTGCCCGCGGGACAGTATGCCCTCTATGCCTACCACGAAACTTATGGTGGCTACAATGGAGTGGTAGAAGTAGAGCAAGGGACAACACTCTCCGTTGAGATTAAACTCACAACAATCACCAACAACACAGTGTTGCCAGGTAATGGGACAGAGGACAGTTATGTGATCTCGCCGCCGAAGGATGCAACGGTAGCACCCAAGTTCACAGGTGAGCAGGAAGTTACGCTTTCCCCTGGCTCAGAACTCCGGCTCAGCATCTCCACATTGTTCACAGTGCCTCAGGGCAAGAGAATTATGTTTGGGGTGAGAGAGACAAAATATATTTCAGCGGTTTACAATTCAGCCAATGGCGAGCTTTTGCTCAAAGCCCCTGAGAACTGGCAGGGCGAGGAAGTGGTTACGCTAGAAGCAACGGATGGCATTACCACGGTGATAGGCACAATACTGGTGAAGATTCTAGGCACCTCACCAGCGAACATTGCTCTATGGTTTACATGCGGAATTCTTGTAGCGATTGCAGTGATTACAGTATTTTGGTACAGGCAGAGAAACGGGAAGCAAAGACAGAAGTTCTGA
- a CDS encoding winged helix-turn-helix transcriptional regulator, with product MLQELEVRRSIFSLIAKIPGIHFRELQRKLGLEVGTLDYHLNRMEKEGLIYGVKERYYKRYYTKEVDARDFELMAVLRQEKPRRIVLHLLLKPGSTHAEIGRELNLPLSTTTFYLDLLRKKGVVNAVEGERTRYFVSEKERTVNAIIRYRHSFLDKLVDRFLEVWLETSTTSDENI from the coding sequence ATGCTTCAGGAACTGGAGGTAAGGCGGAGCATTTTTTCTTTGATTGCGAAAATCCCAGGCATCCATTTCAGGGAACTGCAGAGAAAACTCGGGCTGGAGGTTGGCACACTGGATTATCACCTGAACAGGATGGAGAAGGAGGGATTGATTTACGGTGTTAAGGAGCGGTATTACAAACGGTATTACACAAAGGAAGTTGATGCGAGAGATTTTGAGTTGATGGCAGTTTTGCGCCAGGAAAAACCGAGGAGAATAGTGCTCCACCTTCTGCTCAAGCCTGGCAGCACCCATGCAGAGATTGGAAGAGAACTTAATCTCCCTTTGTCCACAACCACTTTTTATCTGGACTTGCTTCGCAAAAAAGGAGTGGTGAATGCAGTGGAAGGCGAGCGAACCCGATACTTTGTTTCAGAGAAGGAGCGAACAGTGAATGCAATCATCCGCTATCGCCATAGCTTCCTGGACAAACTTGTGGATAGATTTCTGGAGGTGTGGCTGGAGACATCCACCACCTCAGACGAAAATATCTGA
- a CDS encoding DEAD/DEAH box helicase: MSVFQQLHPELQKAISVAGITEPSSVQEKGIPAVLSGKNVLLIAPTGTGKTEAGLLPVLHKILTEKNEPVACIYITPLRALNRDMLRRTQVLCESVHLKVAVRHGDTTQYERGKQAEDPAHLLITTPETFQILFLGRKLRKALKNVRYIVIDEIHELCGNERGYQLSVALERLEKLFGNGIQRIGLSATVGEPQEVAKFLAGNQRACEIVDCGMEKQLKIEVCIPAVKEEDRKRQSENLTPENVAAMREIAETVGHHKGVLVFVNTRAAAEFLGVHIQHLFPDIKIAVHHGSLAKEVRIESEELFKKGELKAIIATSSLELGIDIGHVDMVVQYNSPRQVGRLLQRIGRSGHGIGRTSEGKIICENALDALEAGVLAKMGMAGKIESIRIRENPLAVLANQIVAHATAEKSFEIEEFYALVRNSYPFRNLSSEQYLAVLHELERFHRIFIKEKRVEGSRRGREYFYNNISMIPDERTYKVQDLSTRKIIAVLDESFVVQNLEVGKEFAVKGSVWLVEEIHDDTVFVVPSQSLAMPPLWTGEEIPVPFECAMEAGRILRTKNIDCEIDENGKMAIEALSKLECLPLDTTVHVCLHGKKCVIASAFGSRVNETLARAISILLTAKLGESVGFSAEPYWIVLDLPRQLEIGELQQTIENLAANARGLRRIIEKGVGAISYFRWIFVNVAKKFGLIERDADYSQINIERFIDAYRDSLVFKEAVEKTVFEHMDIETTICVLEKIAMKEITVIYYPRITGFCERVLAETQGFVQTEISAQLINSVKTRLMDTDMVLICMSCGTTLTYKLKNITRLSCLRCNSVMVAGMRKVEKSIIETCKKYFGAKKDLKVLNKAEKRNIERAWLCANLVRDNGKNALLALAGRGIGPDTAARILSRSYESEDELIKEIIRAEIKYTQTKKYWK; the protein is encoded by the coding sequence ATGAGCGTTTTCCAGCAGCTGCATCCTGAACTTCAGAAGGCAATCTCTGTTGCAGGCATCACGGAGCCAAGCAGTGTGCAGGAGAAAGGCATTCCCGCAGTGCTTTCTGGCAAAAATGTATTGCTCATTGCACCCACTGGAACTGGAAAAACAGAAGCAGGGCTTCTACCAGTGCTTCACAAAATTCTAACTGAAAAAAACGAGCCAGTTGCGTGCATCTACATCACACCATTACGTGCCCTCAATCGGGACATGCTCCGCAGAACCCAGGTGCTTTGCGAATCAGTGCACCTCAAAGTTGCAGTGAGGCACGGAGATACCACCCAATACGAGAGAGGCAAGCAAGCGGAAGACCCAGCCCACCTGCTCATCACCACACCCGAAACCTTCCAGATTCTCTTTCTCGGCAGGAAGCTGAGAAAGGCCTTGAAAAATGTTCGCTACATTGTGATTGACGAAATCCATGAGCTATGTGGAAATGAACGGGGCTACCAGCTTTCTGTTGCCTTAGAACGCCTAGAAAAATTATTTGGAAATGGAATTCAACGAATTGGACTTTCTGCAACCGTTGGAGAACCACAGGAAGTTGCAAAATTTCTTGCAGGAAACCAGAGGGCGTGTGAAATTGTTGACTGTGGAATGGAAAAACAGCTGAAAATAGAAGTGTGTATCCCTGCAGTAAAAGAAGAGGACAGAAAAAGGCAGTCGGAAAATCTAACACCAGAGAATGTGGCAGCAATGCGTGAAATTGCGGAAACAGTGGGACATCACAAAGGCGTTCTTGTTTTCGTGAACACACGAGCTGCAGCAGAATTTCTGGGCGTCCACATCCAGCATCTTTTCCCAGATATTAAAATTGCAGTGCACCATGGCTCGCTTGCAAAGGAGGTGAGAATAGAAAGTGAGGAATTGTTCAAGAAAGGGGAACTCAAAGCCATTATTGCCACCTCCTCGCTTGAACTCGGAATTGACATAGGACATGTTGACATGGTGGTCCAGTATAACAGTCCAAGGCAGGTAGGGCGACTTTTGCAAAGAATTGGAAGAAGTGGCCATGGGATTGGAAGAACCTCTGAGGGAAAAATTATCTGCGAGAATGCACTTGATGCCCTTGAGGCGGGAGTTCTTGCAAAAATGGGGATGGCTGGAAAAATTGAAAGCATAAGAATTCGTGAAAACCCACTTGCCGTGCTGGCAAATCAGATTGTGGCCCATGCTACCGCCGAAAAATCGTTTGAGATTGAGGAATTCTATGCACTCGTGAGAAATTCCTATCCTTTCAGAAATCTGAGTTCTGAGCAATATCTAGCAGTGCTCCATGAACTTGAAAGATTCCACAGAATTTTCATAAAAGAGAAGCGTGTGGAGGGCTCAAGAAGAGGGCGGGAGTATTTCTACAACAATATTTCAATGATTCCAGATGAGCGAACTTACAAGGTGCAGGACTTAAGCACGAGAAAAATAATTGCAGTACTGGATGAGTCCTTTGTTGTCCAAAATCTTGAAGTGGGGAAAGAGTTTGCGGTTAAAGGCAGTGTCTGGCTCGTGGAGGAGATTCACGACGATACCGTATTTGTTGTACCGAGCCAGAGTTTGGCAATGCCTCCCTTATGGACTGGCGAGGAAATTCCTGTACCTTTTGAATGTGCGATGGAAGCTGGAAGAATCCTTAGAACAAAAAACATTGATTGCGAGATTGATGAGAATGGAAAGATGGCAATTGAAGCACTCTCCAAACTTGAATGCTTGCCCCTGGATACTACAGTGCATGTGTGCTTACATGGAAAGAAGTGCGTGATTGCTTCAGCATTTGGCTCAAGGGTGAATGAAACCCTTGCGAGAGCAATCTCCATTCTGCTCACTGCAAAACTCGGTGAGAGCGTTGGATTTTCAGCTGAACCATACTGGATTGTGCTGGACCTTCCAAGACAACTGGAGATTGGGGAGTTGCAACAGACAATCGAAAATCTTGCAGCAAATGCACGAGGGCTGAGAAGAATAATAGAAAAAGGTGTTGGCGCAATTTCCTACTTCCGCTGGATTTTTGTGAATGTGGCAAAGAAGTTTGGCTTGATAGAACGTGATGCAGATTATAGCCAGATAAACATAGAGCGTTTCATTGATGCCTACCGTGACTCACTTGTGTTCAAGGAAGCTGTGGAAAAAACCGTTTTTGAGCATATGGATATTGAGACCACAATTTGCGTGCTTGAAAAAATTGCAATGAAGGAAATTACTGTGATTTACTATCCGCGTATCACTGGTTTCTGTGAAAGAGTGTTGGCGGAAACCCAGGGTTTTGTGCAGACCGAGATTTCAGCACAGCTCATTAATAGCGTGAAGACACGTCTCATGGACACAGATATGGTGCTCATCTGCATGTCATGTGGAACCACGCTTACCTATAAACTGAAAAACATAACCCGACTCTCCTGCCTGCGGTGTAATTCTGTGATGGTAGCTGGAATGCGAAAAGTGGAGAAAAGTATTATTGAGACCTGCAAAAAATACTTTGGTGCGAAAAAGGACCTGAAAGTGTTGAACAAAGCAGAGAAACGAAACATAGAACGTGCGTGGCTCTGTGCAAATCTTGTCAGAGATAATGGAAAAAATGCACTGCTTGCACTTGCTGGTAGAGGAATCGGGCCCGACACTGCAGCCAGAATCCTGTCAAGAAGTTATGAGAGCGAAGATGAACTCATCAAGGAAATAATCAGGGCAGAGATAAAGTATACCCAGACAAAGAAGTACTGGAAGTGA
- a CDS encoding type II restriction endonuclease — protein MCSFELGSATAKGGFENEKEICEKFNNWKNDAEAKRWLSIMGYDVNQIDSVEAIHIPTRLKRKDVERLGLREDYEQLMRFKKADAQIRIKIVMGAIVKIENLSLKMVTVRKDKNTPGYNQVDKRWVDTYQQLWDFDDTVAYGLKLFTGEIRPPPEITANVKLRDERRVLLNEMPKELAERIVNFFRANKILVVSDILKGRGGLSANWMLVTKHFESENITAWVLKDINTTMNFFGGGEVYITRDGSLRIGRITMQRKGGDAGRPTANMLQFKIKPCDLFKIGAENVCSRQT, from the coding sequence ATGTGCTCATTTGAACTGGGCTCAGCCACTGCAAAAGGTGGTTTTGAAAACGAAAAAGAAATTTGCGAGAAATTCAATAACTGGAAGAACGATGCTGAAGCAAAACGATGGTTAAGTATAATGGGATATGATGTCAACCAGATTGATTCTGTAGAAGCAATTCATATTCCAACTAGGTTAAAAAGGAAAGATGTAGAGCGACTGGGGCTAAGGGAGGACTATGAGCAGTTGATGCGATTTAAAAAAGCAGACGCCCAGATAAGAATCAAAATTGTGATGGGCGCAATTGTGAAAATAGAAAATTTATCTTTAAAAATGGTGACTGTCAGAAAAGACAAAAACACTCCTGGATACAATCAGGTGGATAAGAGATGGGTGGATACTTACCAGCAACTATGGGATTTTGATGACACTGTAGCCTATGGTCTAAAGTTATTTACAGGTGAAATAAGACCTCCTCCTGAGATAACAGCAAATGTGAAATTAAGAGATGAACGAAGAGTACTCTTGAATGAAATGCCAAAGGAACTAGCTGAGAGAATTGTAAATTTTTTCAGGGCAAACAAGATTCTTGTGGTCAGCGATATCTTGAAGGGTAGGGGTGGACTTTCAGCTAACTGGATGCTCGTAACCAAGCATTTTGAGTCGGAGAATATAACTGCTTGGGTATTGAAAGACATTAACACAACAATGAATTTTTTTGGAGGTGGAGAGGTCTATATAACCAGAGATGGTTCTCTCCGCATTGGAAGGATTACAATGCAAAGAAAGGGTGGAGATGCAGGGAGACCTACAGCCAATATGCTCCAGTTCAAAATAAAACCATGTGATTTGTTTAAAATAGGTGCAGAAAATGTTTGTTCTCGCCAAACTTAA
- a CDS encoding AAA family ATPase: MAKICTDHSKLSFDYVPARLPCREHQMEELRNLFQHTIASRATQNAILQGPVGTGKTVTAKKFCIDFKSHCLANKTTFEYVHLNCRQKMTELNVMIGLIRNFQPDFPDRGFSVQDILEILGRVLNERKLHLLVVLDEVDAVLRKKGDIVYNLTRMNEGILKEGKLSLLLISQINIFPFLDSSSLSTLKRTNIVRFERYLPDELYKILLARAEECLVKGSYSDEILKFIAEIAGETGDARHAIELLENAVIAAEAKNAKEIVFEDVRTARAREGGIDMETIKGLEKHEKLTLLAVAQTTKNRSSVTTGEVERQYESLCEIYGEKKRGHTQFWKYLKNLADMGLISTKTEHKQGTTTLVSLTEGSSAQIEEFVEKMLR, encoded by the coding sequence ATGGCTAAAATCTGCACAGACCACAGTAAACTTTCATTTGATTATGTGCCTGCTAGATTGCCCTGCAGAGAACACCAGATGGAAGAACTCAGAAACCTTTTTCAGCACACAATTGCAAGCAGAGCAACCCAGAACGCAATTCTCCAAGGGCCAGTAGGCACTGGAAAAACCGTGACTGCAAAAAAATTCTGCATTGATTTCAAAAGCCACTGTCTTGCAAATAAAACCACATTTGAGTATGTGCACCTCAACTGCAGACAGAAGATGACAGAATTGAATGTGATGATTGGACTTATTCGAAATTTCCAGCCAGATTTTCCGGACAGGGGCTTTTCAGTGCAGGACATTCTGGAGATTCTGGGGAGGGTGTTAAACGAACGAAAACTTCATTTGTTGGTGGTGCTGGATGAAGTGGATGCTGTCCTCAGGAAGAAAGGAGACATTGTCTACAATCTAACAAGAATGAATGAAGGGATTTTGAAGGAAGGAAAGCTCTCGCTCCTGCTCATTTCCCAGATAAACATTTTCCCATTCCTGGATTCATCTTCTCTGAGCACTCTTAAAAGAACAAACATCGTGAGATTTGAGAGGTACTTGCCAGATGAACTTTACAAAATTCTCCTTGCAAGAGCAGAGGAATGCCTTGTAAAAGGAAGTTATTCTGACGAAATTCTCAAGTTTATCGCAGAAATTGCTGGTGAAACTGGTGATGCAAGGCATGCAATTGAGTTGCTTGAAAACGCTGTGATTGCTGCGGAGGCAAAGAACGCAAAGGAAATTGTATTTGAGGATGTGCGAACTGCAAGAGCAAGAGAAGGTGGAATCGACATGGAAACAATAAAGGGTCTTGAAAAACATGAGAAACTTACATTACTGGCAGTTGCTCAGACAACCAAAAATCGTTCATCTGTGACCACTGGAGAGGTTGAGAGACAGTACGAAAGTTTGTGTGAAATTTATGGGGAGAAAAAACGGGGGCATACTCAATTCTGGAAGTATTTGAAAAATCTTGCTGACATGGGCCTGATTTCCACGAAAACCGAGCACAAGCAGGGCACCACTACGCTTGTCTCGTTGACCGAGGGCTCTTCTGCACAGATAGAGGAATTTGTAGAAAAGATGTTGAGGTGA
- a CDS encoding ATPase domain-containing protein, producing the protein MPEITRVSSGIPGLDEMIMGGFPKPSAILIAGEPGTGKTTFSVQSLFYGAKKGETCVYITAISEPQWVVQRFLSTFKFFEKTPIEKGKIVFIDLGRNLMENPRGILSTMKAKIEKYNPDRLVIDPITPIKNAWEKSGETRELLHELLAYLKAFNCTSLLTAELTYTDIPRSLEGYMVDGIIVLSYPEIENVRRKYLEVLKMRGTKHITGRQLVDITTEGFSVQPGLR; encoded by the coding sequence ATGCCTGAAATAACAAGAGTAAGTTCAGGAATTCCTGGATTGGATGAAATGATTATGGGTGGTTTTCCAAAACCCTCAGCCATTCTTATTGCAGGTGAGCCGGGCACAGGTAAAACCACATTTTCAGTTCAATCCCTGTTCTATGGTGCGAAGAAAGGTGAGACCTGCGTCTACATTACTGCAATTTCAGAACCACAGTGGGTGGTCCAGCGCTTCCTATCTACCTTCAAATTCTTTGAGAAAACGCCCATTGAAAAAGGAAAAATTGTGTTCATCGACCTCGGAAGGAACCTGATGGAAAACCCGAGAGGCATTCTTTCCACGATGAAGGCAAAGATTGAGAAATACAATCCAGATAGACTTGTGATTGACCCAATTACCCCGATTAAAAATGCATGGGAGAAATCAGGTGAAACAAGAGAATTACTTCACGAACTTCTTGCCTACTTGAAGGCATTTAACTGCACTTCGCTTCTTACCGCTGAACTTACATATACAGACATACCACGAAGCTTGGAAGGATACATGGTGGATGGCATCATCGTGCTGTCCTATCCTGAAATAGAAAATGTCAGAAGAAAATACCTTGAAGTTCTGAAAATGAGGGGGACAAAGCACATTACGGGAAGACAACTTGTGGACATTACAACAGAGGGCTTCTCTGTGCAGCCAGGGTTAAGATAA
- a CDS encoding ABC transporter ATP-binding protein has protein sequence MLSVNNLSKKFNGRTAVQNLTFELKPGMVLGLIGPNGAGKTTTMRLILGLLKPSAGRVTVDGCSMLDDGRAGEMKRKIGFLPENPALYEGLSAYKNLYYIAQLYGMRKEEIEPKVEELLEMLGIEKRMEQKVKTYSKGMKQKIAIARAIVHNPNYLLLDEPTASLDPASAKTVREFIMQLRNSNRGILLATHNLHEAQELCDEIVVLSTKPLGAGKPSELIQKLFSVRTVVFVNEVSDGLEQALKERFGQKYLGREKNKIVFATVRPEQENPEIVSFLVSQNVKIQFVEKENATLEDVYMKLVNQNG, from the coding sequence ATGCTATCTGTTAACAATCTCTCAAAAAAATTTAATGGCAGGACTGCTGTCCAAAACCTCACATTTGAGCTGAAGCCAGGGATGGTTCTGGGTCTTATCGGACCCAATGGTGCTGGGAAGACCACAACAATGCGTCTTATTCTAGGACTTCTCAAGCCCAGTGCTGGTAGAGTCACAGTTGATGGCTGCAGCATGTTGGATGATGGGAGAGCAGGAGAAATGAAACGAAAAATTGGTTTCCTGCCAGAAAATCCAGCACTTTACGAAGGACTGAGTGCTTACAAAAATCTCTACTACATTGCCCAGCTCTATGGAATGAGGAAGGAGGAAATTGAGCCAAAGGTTGAGGAATTGCTTGAAATGTTAGGGATTGAGAAACGAATGGAGCAAAAGGTAAAAACCTACTCAAAGGGAATGAAGCAAAAAATTGCAATTGCCAGAGCAATAGTTCACAATCCAAATTACCTGTTGCTGGATGAACCAACGGCATCACTTGACCCTGCCTCTGCGAAGACCGTGCGGGAGTTCATAATGCAACTCAGGAATTCAAACAGAGGCATCCTTCTTGCAACTCACAATCTGCATGAAGCCCAGGAACTTTGCGATGAAATTGTGGTGTTGAGCACGAAACCCCTTGGTGCAGGAAAACCATCGGAGCTTATCCAGAAACTTTTTTCTGTGAGAACTGTGGTCTTTGTGAATGAAGTTTCAGATGGGCTGGAGCAAGCACTGAAGGAGAGGTTTGGGCAAAAATACTTGGGCAGAGAAAAAAACAAAATTGTGTTTGCTACTGTGAGGCCAGAACAGGAGAACCCAGAGATTGTCTCGTTTCTCGTAAGCCAGAATGTGAAAATTCAGTTTGTGGAAAAGGAGAATGCAACGCTTGAAGATGTGTACATGAAGCTGGTGAACCAAAATGGGTAA
- a CDS encoding ABC transporter permease subunit, giving the protein MGKKKARLYAVIFHKDIDELKSNPLITIPLFLLPMVMAVIMPIVTLVPIAGMNLEDYTLDITKIQNASLHSPIPLESLTPKQLLIVLVLNAFIPFFMVIPAVIPSVIAAHSFVGEKNARTIEVLLATPITERDLLLGKVLSAFLPSVTASYISFVLFSVTVDFLTYPIFGTYIMPDFFWIVSVGLLTPLISLLSIMSNVLISTKVNDVRAAQQLGSLVVVPVIVVFVLSATRILEVNLFFLYIFAGIVASLDFIIGFVAVKTFKREKMLLGRW; this is encoded by the coding sequence ATGGGTAAGAAAAAAGCAAGGTTGTATGCGGTAATCTTCCACAAGGACATTGACGAACTTAAATCCAATCCATTGATTACAATTCCACTTTTCCTGCTGCCCATGGTGATGGCTGTGATAATGCCCATCGTGACGCTTGTGCCAATTGCAGGGATGAACCTGGAGGATTACACCCTCGACATAACCAAAATTCAGAATGCCTCACTCCATTCCCCGATTCCACTGGAATCGCTCACACCCAAACAGCTTCTGATTGTTTTGGTGCTGAATGCCTTCATCCCATTTTTCATGGTCATTCCTGCCGTGATTCCCTCTGTAATCGCAGCCCATAGTTTTGTTGGAGAAAAGAACGCAAGGACGATTGAAGTCCTTCTTGCCACACCAATAACTGAAAGAGACCTGTTGCTGGGAAAGGTGCTCTCAGCTTTTCTGCCTTCTGTGACTGCATCCTACATCTCCTTTGTGCTTTTCTCTGTTACAGTTGACTTTCTCACTTATCCAATTTTCGGCACCTATATCATGCCGGATTTCTTCTGGATTGTGTCAGTGGGGTTGCTCACTCCGCTCATTTCACTGTTAAGCATAATGTCCAATGTGTTGATTTCAACAAAGGTGAATGATGTTCGTGCAGCCCAGCAACTTGGAAGCTTGGTTGTTGTGCCTGTGATTGTGGTGTTTGTGCTTTCAGCAACCAGAATTCTTGAGGTGAATTTGTTCTTTCTCTACATTTTTGCGGGCATTGTGGCATCGTTGGATTTCATAATTGGCTTTGTCGCAGTAAAAACCTTTAAGCGGGAAAAGATGCTTCTCGGGAGATGGTAA
- a CDS encoding Maf family protein produces the protein MLVLASASERRKEILEKLGLDFIQCVPDVEEAVCEDAYKGVMKNALAKARCCAAKHPEHVVLGFDTVVLLDEKVLGKPATRDAAYQFLSTLSGKAHTVVSGIAVVCLAKKVELVDFEETKVYFRKLSEAEIEWYLSTNEWVDKAGGYGIQGKASLFVERIEGCYFNVVGLPVAKTYKMLVELEIPIFPRH, from the coding sequence ATGCTCGTGCTGGCATCTGCATCTGAGCGAAGAAAGGAGATTTTGGAGAAACTTGGATTGGATTTTATCCAGTGTGTGCCAGATGTAGAGGAAGCCGTTTGTGAAGATGCCTATAAGGGCGTGATGAAAAATGCACTGGCTAAAGCGAGGTGCTGTGCAGCAAAGCATCCTGAACATGTGGTGCTGGGTTTTGACACTGTTGTGCTCCTTGATGAAAAGGTGCTTGGGAAACCCGCCACGAGAGATGCTGCCTACCAGTTTCTCTCAACGCTTTCAGGCAAGGCCCACACAGTGGTCAGTGGGATTGCAGTTGTTTGTCTGGCAAAGAAGGTTGAACTCGTGGATTTTGAGGAGACAAAGGTGTATTTCAGGAAATTAAGCGAAGCCGAGATAGAATGGTATCTGAGCACCAATGAATGGGTAGACAAGGCAGGTGGCTATGGAATCCAGGGCAAAGCCAGTTTGTTCGTGGAAAGAATAGAAGGATGTTATTTCAATGTGGTGGGATTGCCTGTTGCCAAAACATATAAGATGCTCGTTGAGTTAGAAATCCCAATTTTTCCCCGCCATTAA